In Terriglobus sp. TAA 43, a single window of DNA contains:
- a CDS encoding DUF6334 family protein, protein MSENLQPFLQAQGRQLTAVLSNDTGEGEEILLAFGADALIFRCNEDSDAIAVTFETIPKLEDADDLTTDPAWSCFIGKELSTGWLMQNQQGYGDGALLSFDGVVPEVGLNVVAAAFEVLEIRQRS, encoded by the coding sequence ATGAGCGAGAATCTGCAGCCTTTCCTGCAAGCGCAGGGCAGGCAACTGACCGCAGTCCTCAGCAACGACACCGGCGAAGGCGAGGAGATACTCCTCGCCTTCGGTGCCGATGCCCTCATCTTCCGTTGCAACGAGGACTCCGACGCCATCGCCGTCACCTTCGAAACCATCCCGAAACTCGAAGACGCGGACGACCTCACCACGGACCCGGCATGGAGCTGCTTCATCGGCAAGGAACTCTCCACCGGCTGGCTCATGCAAAACCAGCAGGGCTACGGAGACGGCGCACTCCTCAGCTTCGACGGCGTAGTCCCTGAAGTTGGTTTGAACGTCGTGGCGGCTGCCTTTGAAGTGTTGGAGATTCGTCAGCGTTCGTAG